One window of the Rhipicephalus sanguineus isolate Rsan-2018 chromosome 4, BIME_Rsan_1.4, whole genome shotgun sequence genome contains the following:
- the LOC119389200 gene encoding uncharacterized protein LOC119389200, which translates to MAQRQRFPTAGHVMWKNDLEVLPHVSDDVSASLCTSVSSRQLTKSYNFAVEAYALPSSVATNTCDLSEGTVYARATCFRSQKKAGKPYKVYLAIKSSSGVVTDASCECPARASGACSHILATVRLIALLKKKGFKEAPPELSCTDLPQQWRRPRRQGIQPTSLQDVDWRSPRQDGAPMPISTRMFDICSKQDDPQEQLDRMHKLGEGLKKRGNHSFGSVLLAAKGPFVETRLGLAPIGSPLSYQQALLPGGFETWVSSDILPGSGKVTFVPDFLPFDDGALATDLPKTLSPDEQHILQDLQVTSAEAQELEMNSRQQSRSNLWQQARLNRLTASCFGRVIKRLNWTEKGLYNLIESKDLSRVRAIQYGLRNENVAADRYCSVMKSHGHNVSLRYCGLFVNPTCPWLGASPDRLIYDPEEASYGVLEVKCHYSLKDSTPEVAKAQCASLRFSENNLPSLQRDHEYYAQVMGQMAITKCNWADFVVYSANWIAIERIHFDEEEWKGMKVKLDDFYFMQMLPYIARKQSH; encoded by the exons ATGGCCCAACGACAACGCTTTCCAACTGCCGGCCACGTAATGTGGAAAAACGATTTGGAAGTTCTGCcgcacgtcagtgatgatgtttCAGCCAGCCTCTGCACATCGGTGTCGTCTCGCCAGCTGACGAAGTCTTACAACTTCGCTGTCGAGGCGTACGCCTTGCCATCGTCGGTAGCTACGAACACCTGTGATTTGAG TGAGGGCACTGTTTATGCAAGAGCAACCTGCTTCAGAAGCCAAAAGAAAGCAGGAAAGCCTTACAAGGTATATTTGGCAATCAAGTCCAGCAGCGGGGTTGTAACAGATGCATCTTGTGAGTGCCCAGCACGTGCAAGTGGGGCTTGCAGCCACATCCTTGCGACAGTACGATTGATCGCATTGCTGAAGAAGAAGGGTTTCAAGGAGGCACCTCCAGAGCTGTCATGCACTGACCTTCCGCAACAGTGGAGGCGCCCCAGGCGACAAGGCATCCAGCCAACAAGCCTCCAGGATGTCGACTGGAGAAGCCCTCGGCAAGACGGCGCACCAATGCCCATCTCAACTCGCATGTTTGACATATGTTCCAAGCAGGATGACCCACAGGAGCAGCTTGACAGAATGCACAAGCTTGGAGAAGGCTTGAAAAAACGCGGCAATCACAGCTTTGGTTCTGTGCTGCTGGCGGCGAAGGGGCCGTTTGTTGAAACGAGGCTTGGTCTGGCACCTATTGGTTCTCCGCTATCGTATCAACAAGCACTGCTGCCAGGGGGTTTTGAAACTTGGGTGTCGAGTGACATCCTGCCAGGAAGCGGGAAAGTCACCTTTGTTCCTGACTTCCTTCCGTTTGATGACGGGGCTTTGGCAACTGATTTGCCCAAGACATTGAGCCCTGACGAGCAGCATATATTACAG GATCTCCAAGTGACTTCGGCCGAGGCACAAGAGCTGGAGATGAATTCAAGGCAGCAGTCCCGGAGCAACTTATGGCAGCAAGCCAGGCTAAACCGGCTGACAGCTTCTTGCTTTGGCCGAGTCATCAAGCGGTTGAACTGGACAGAAAAAGGCCTCTACAATTTAATAGAATCTAAAGACCTTTCTCGAGTGCGGGCCATACAGTACGGACTTAGAAATGAAAATGTTGCGGCTGATCGATACTGCTCTGTCATGAAAAGCCATGGGCACAATGTCTCTCTACGGTATTGCGGGCTGTTTGTGAACCCAACATGCCCATGGCTTGGCGCTAGCCCTGATCGCCTTATATACGATCCTGAAGAGGCGAGCTATGGTGTACTTGAGGTCAAATGCCATTATAGCCTGAAGGACAGCACACCAGAGGTTGCAAAGGCACAATGTGCTTCACTGAGGTTCAGTGAAAACAACTTACCAAGCCTTCAAAGGGATCATGAGTACTATGCCCAAGTCATGGGACAAATGGCTATTACTAAGTGTAATTGGGCAGACTTTGTTGTGTACTCGGCAAATTGGATTGCGATTGAGCGTATCCATTTCGACGAGGAAGAGTGGAAGGGTATGAAAGTAAAGCTTGATGATTTTTATTTTATGCAAATGCTTCCATACATTGCCAGAAAGCAGTCACACTGA